A window of the Gorilla gorilla gorilla isolate KB3781 chromosome 8, NHGRI_mGorGor1-v2.1_pri, whole genome shotgun sequence genome harbors these coding sequences:
- the NPM3 gene encoding nucleoplasmin-3, protein MAAGTAAALAFLSQESRTRAGGFGGLRVPAPVTMDSFFFGCELSGHTRSFTFKVEEEDDAEHVLALTMLCLTEGAKDECNVVEVVARNHDHQEIAVPVANLKLSCQPMLSLDDFQLQPPVTFRLKSGSGPVRITGRHQIVTMSNDVSEEESEEEEEDSDEEEVELCPILPAKKQGGRP, encoded by the exons ATGGCCGCCGGTACTGCAGCTGCCTTAGCGTTTTTGAGTCAGGAGAGCCGAACGCGGGCCGGGGGTTTCGGGGGCCTACGGGTCCCGGCCCCGGTCACTATGGACAGTTTTTTCTTCG GCTGTGAGCTCTCCGGCCACACCCGCTCCTTCACCTTTAAGGTAGAGGAAGAGGATGATGCGGAGCACGTGCTGGCACTAACCATG CTCTGCCTCACCGAGGGAGCCAAAGACGAGTGTAATGTGGTAGAAGTTGTGGCCCGGAACCATGACCATCAGGAGATCGCAGTCCCTGTGGCCAACCTCAAGCTGTCCTGCCAACCCATG CTCAGTCTGGATGACTTCCAGCTCCAACCACCTGTAACCTTCCGCCTGAAGTCGGGCTCTGGCCCTGTGCGGATCACTGGGCGGCACCAGATTG TTACGATGAGCAATGATGTTTCTGAGGAGGAGAgcgaggaagaggaagaggacagTGATGAGGAAGAAGTTGAGCTGTGCCCCATCCTTCCTGCCAAAAAGCAGGGGGGCAGGCCCTAG